The Streptomyces sp. NBC_01689 genome includes a window with the following:
- a CDS encoding NAD-dependent epimerase/dehydratase family protein: protein MRLLVLGGTEFAGRAVAEAAVRRGWEVTVFHRGRHRPPAGVRSLLGDRTAPDGLAALAGAAAGGDWDLVVDTWSAAPRAVLDAARLLADRAARLVYVSSCSVYAWAPPAGYTEDAPLVTGASPDAGQTDYARDKLGGELAAVSAFGAERSLLVRSGLILGPHENIGRLPWWLGRIARGGRVPAPGPRDLPLQYVDVRDLAQWILGAAERGAAGPHNLMSPRGHTTMGELLDACVRATGSGAELRWIEPEAVLGAGVEPWTQLPVWVPPGSDMHDALHGADVSRAVEAGLRCRDVSETVADTWAWLREVGGTVPPRPGRPPVGLPPEAEARLLSR from the coding sequence ATGAGACTTCTGGTGCTGGGCGGTACGGAGTTCGCGGGGCGGGCGGTCGCGGAGGCGGCGGTGCGACGGGGCTGGGAGGTGACCGTCTTCCATCGGGGACGGCACCGGCCTCCCGCCGGGGTACGGTCGCTGCTGGGCGACCGCACCGCTCCCGACGGTCTCGCCGCGCTCGCGGGCGCCGCCGCCGGAGGCGACTGGGACCTCGTCGTCGACACCTGGTCGGCGGCGCCGCGGGCCGTCCTCGACGCGGCGCGGCTGCTGGCGGACCGGGCGGCCCGCCTTGTGTACGTGTCGAGCTGTTCGGTCTACGCGTGGGCTCCGCCCGCCGGATACACCGAGGACGCACCGCTCGTGACCGGGGCGTCACCGGACGCCGGGCAGACCGACTACGCGCGGGACAAGCTGGGCGGTGAGCTGGCCGCCGTCTCCGCGTTCGGCGCGGAGCGTTCGCTGCTCGTGCGGTCGGGGCTGATCCTCGGGCCGCACGAGAACATCGGCCGGCTGCCGTGGTGGCTGGGCCGGATCGCGCGCGGCGGGCGGGTCCCGGCGCCCGGCCCCCGGGACCTGCCCCTCCAGTACGTCGACGTCCGCGACCTCGCCCAGTGGATCCTCGGGGCGGCGGAGCGGGGGGCGGCGGGACCCCACAACCTGATGAGCCCCCGGGGTCACACCACGATGGGGGAGCTGCTCGACGCGTGCGTGCGGGCGACGGGGAGCGGGGCGGAGCTGCGGTGGATCGAGCCGGAGGCCGTGCTGGGCGCCGGGGTGGAGCCGTGGACCCAGCTGCCGGTGTGGGTGCCGCCGGGGAGCGACATGCACGACGCACTGCACGGAGCGGACGTCTCCCGGGCGGTGGAGGCCGGACTCCGGTGCCGGGACGTCTCGGAGACCGTCGCCGACACCTGGGCGTGGCTCCGGGAGGTGGGCGGGACGGTTCCCCCGCGTCCGGGGCGGCCGCCGGTCGGGCTGCCCCCGGAGGCGGAGGCCCGGCTGCTCTCCCGGTGA